A genomic segment from Thermotoga neapolitana DSM 4359 encodes:
- a CDS encoding response regulator: MSKKVLLVDDSAVLRKIVSFNLKKAGCEVIEAENGQIALEKLSEFTPDLIVLDIMMPVMDGFTVLKKLQEKEEWKKIPVIVLTAKGGEDDETIALSLGAKKVMRKPFSPSQFIEEVKRLLNE, encoded by the coding sequence GTGTCAAAGAAGGTTCTCCTGGTTGATGATTCTGCCGTTTTAAGAAAGATCGTGTCCTTCAACCTGAAAAAAGCAGGTTGTGAAGTAATAGAGGCAGAAAACGGTCAGATAGCCCTTGAAAAGCTCTCCGAGTTCACACCGGACCTGATAGTGCTCGACATCATGATGCCCGTCATGGACGGTTTCACCGTCCTGAAGAAGCTTCAGGAGAAAGAAGAGTGGAAAAAGATTCCGGTCATCGTTCTCACGGCAAAAGGTGGCGAAGACGACGAAACGATCGCCCTCTCTCTTGGAGCGAAGAAGGTCATGAGAAAGCCCTTCAGCCCCTCCCAGTTCATTGAGGAGGTGAAGCGCCTATTAAATGAATGA
- a CDS encoding RluA family pseudouridine synthase: protein MKEKTPSWISRSMIQKAIKEGKVKVNGQIKKPSYKLKEGEIVEVELPEEPKEPTVQPEKIDLKILYEDRDIIVIDKPGDMIVHPVPSKLSGTLVNAILYHCSDLQGVGGKLRPGIVHRLDKETSGVIVVAKNDLAHQSLSRQFKDRKVKKTYILLARGRIKEDEGTVELPLARHPVLRVKMTVSENGKEAITHYRVLKRFDDVATLVLAFPQTGRTHQIRVHMKSLGHPIMGDKIYGKYKEDEMFGIKRQMLHALKLGFFHPRTGEWMEFVSPIPEDFKEAIRKIAAYVRERT, encoded by the coding sequence CTGAAAGAGAAGACTCCATCGTGGATATCCAGGTCGATGATACAGAAGGCGATAAAGGAAGGAAAGGTGAAGGTCAACGGCCAGATTAAAAAGCCAAGTTACAAACTCAAAGAAGGAGAAATCGTGGAGGTGGAACTTCCAGAGGAGCCAAAAGAACCGACCGTCCAGCCTGAAAAGATAGATCTGAAGATACTGTACGAGGACAGGGACATCATCGTGATAGACAAACCCGGTGATATGATCGTACATCCTGTTCCTTCCAAACTCAGCGGAACACTTGTCAACGCAATCCTCTACCATTGTTCCGATCTTCAGGGAGTTGGAGGAAAACTGAGACCTGGGATTGTTCATCGACTCGACAAGGAAACATCGGGTGTTATCGTGGTTGCCAAAAACGACCTTGCCCACCAGAGCCTCTCCAGGCAATTCAAGGATCGCAAGGTGAAGAAAACTTACATCCTTCTTGCAAGAGGACGTATCAAAGAAGACGAGGGAACCGTGGAACTTCCACTCGCAAGGCATCCCGTTTTGAGAGTGAAGATGACCGTGAGTGAAAACGGAAAAGAAGCGATCACACACTACAGGGTTCTTAAAAGGTTCGACGACGTGGCCACTCTCGTTCTCGCCTTTCCTCAGACAGGAAGAACACACCAGATCAGAGTTCACATGAAGAGCCTAGGACATCCCATAATGGGTGATAAGATATACGGAAAGTACAAGGAAGACGAGATGTTCGGGATAAAAAGACAGATGCTTCATGCTCTGAAACTTGGATTCTTTCACCCCCGAACGGGTGAGTGGATGGAGTTTGTTTCACCGATCCCGGAAGATTTCAAAGAGGCCATCAGAAAGATAGCAGCGTACGTGAGGGAAAGAACATGA
- a CDS encoding PP2C family protein-serine/threonine phosphatase, with amino-acid sequence MNERDICRRISEILGIDYDCTRGIDELLKILEYEINEYKKSLEEQTIFMEAQLEELSRSYEEISTLLEISEIFGGFEFPMNLREKLEKVIPLLKKVVKFKDYIVRVEDLSIGNMSHEEVEREIEEREKTVLIEPGESKKFSNLLFVPIIGNRYYGYMCFSGKEEGIVFTASDRRITEVTSRYIANALDRIDFLQKEIERQRLEEQMEIARRIQSELLPRELPRTGFIDITACSRPAVQVGGDYYDVFASDGKVLAVMGDVAGKSVPAALLMSAVRSYLKVLSTSHSDLEDLVNHLNSILCEDLSNDRFVTMVFLEIFQNGTLNLVNAGHNPVYFLHDGEIVKLEASAIPIGIAEWNYRRHTIQLKPNTFIVVYTDGITEARNTLGEEYGYERLEETLREYNGDSAEDLLSKLKKSVEEFSKDVPQHDDMTIMVLKYKGQQEVE; translated from the coding sequence ATGAATGAAAGGGACATCTGCAGAAGGATCTCGGAGATACTCGGCATCGATTATGACTGCACAAGGGGTATCGACGAACTTTTGAAGATCCTGGAGTACGAAATAAACGAGTACAAGAAGAGCCTGGAAGAGCAGACCATTTTCATGGAGGCCCAACTAGAGGAACTCTCGCGCTCTTATGAAGAGATCTCGACGCTCCTTGAGATATCCGAGATATTCGGTGGGTTTGAGTTTCCAATGAACCTTCGTGAGAAACTGGAGAAGGTTATACCACTTCTCAAGAAGGTGGTGAAGTTCAAAGACTACATCGTCAGGGTTGAGGATCTGAGCATAGGGAACATGAGTCACGAGGAAGTGGAGCGGGAGATAGAGGAAAGAGAGAAAACCGTCCTGATAGAACCCGGTGAATCAAAGAAGTTTTCGAACCTTCTGTTTGTTCCCATTATCGGCAACAGATACTACGGGTACATGTGCTTCTCCGGAAAAGAAGAGGGAATCGTGTTCACCGCGAGCGACAGGAGGATAACGGAGGTCACATCGAGATACATAGCAAACGCACTGGACAGAATAGATTTTCTGCAGAAAGAGATCGAACGTCAAAGACTGGAAGAACAGATGGAAATCGCAAGACGGATACAGTCCGAACTTCTCCCACGGGAACTTCCCAGAACAGGATTCATCGATATAACAGCCTGTTCTAGACCGGCAGTTCAGGTGGGTGGTGACTACTACGATGTCTTCGCCAGTGATGGAAAGGTTCTTGCCGTCATGGGAGATGTAGCTGGAAAAAGTGTTCCGGCTGCTCTTCTCATGAGTGCCGTGAGGAGTTACCTGAAAGTTTTAAGCACCTCGCATTCCGATCTGGAAGATCTGGTGAACCACCTGAACAGTATACTCTGTGAAGATCTTTCGAACGATCGTTTCGTGACGATGGTTTTCCTTGAAATCTTTCAGAACGGAACGTTGAATCTGGTGAATGCAGGTCACAACCCCGTTTATTTTCTTCACGATGGAGAGATAGTGAAACTCGAAGCCTCGGCGATACCGATCGGTATAGCAGAGTGGAACTACAGAAGGCATACCATTCAACTGAAACCGAACACCTTCATAGTGGTCTATACGGATGGAATAACCGAAGCGAGGAACACCCTCGGAGAAGAGTACGGTTACGAGAGGCTTGAAGAAACGCTCAGAGAGTACAACGGAGACAGTGCCGAAGATCTTCTTTCCAAACTTAAAAAGAGTGTGGAAGAGTTTTCGAAGGATGTGCCCCAGCACGATGACATGACGATTATGGTGTTAAAATATAAAGGACAGCAGGAGGTGGAATGA
- a CDS encoding DNA polymerase III subunit alpha codes for MIPWIISPYSFDGSVVRFEKLVSVLKKRGLKSALLADRNFHAAVKFNTIMREHGLIPVHGLWWKDRVFIARNRREYDLLVRFYNGEKVNVDELPSFKTEELVPVRYLEAEEKAASLFMRKIFGLDEDIRGFPEKCEDVSEIVKAEPYDLRVEQKFPDPPENWYRNLRERASRMGEKYLERLERELETIEKKGFSSYIYLVEEIVKTARKLGIKVGPGRGSAVGSLVVFLCGITEIDPLKHDLLFERFINEERIEPPDIDVDVEDRRRKELLKELSKRFYVYQVSTFGNLAERSLKNLIGSTSRRMYEILYGLPHHPSVHAAGVVISERPLPIPFRLEEEIPVTDYDMYDLDRIGVVKIDILGLKTLSFVKDFNRKTFDYSDEKTYHIISKGKTLGVFQLEGLQARRLCRKISPGNLEELSVLLALNRPGPLKSGIDSMYVSSKSVPESLKKLFPETRGVVIYQEQIMNLAMLAGLSGAEADVLRRAIAKKEKEKMEPLLERLKEGLVEKGVEDVDLILKILLNFSSYAFNKSHSVAYAHLSFQTAYLKVHFFEEFFKRYFEYNIGDSEKVFLAVQELRSEGYEVFPPNVNVSGKYPVFRENKVYLPLTAVKGVGESMVEEIEKNRPIDSVRRLQEVRGIPRNVLENMISAGAFDELYESRAQAFEELNRKVDSDILKIRELFGEKIEQKSGVKPADLCELEEKSLGFPLTPQKDVPTGLFGNIADVFTYGRVLPVLVKKISENVITDGVSACRVKEKIPEGLHLALLSPLHRVLRVWPFDENTRFVYRVNHPVKLEKAGKYEITEILKNGQLKRYEGYRPSGDEYRYRILR; via the coding sequence ATGATACCCTGGATCATATCGCCCTATTCGTTCGACGGCTCCGTGGTCAGATTCGAAAAACTGGTTTCCGTGCTGAAAAAAAGAGGCCTGAAATCTGCCCTTCTCGCCGACAGGAATTTCCATGCCGCTGTGAAATTCAACACCATCATGAGAGAGCACGGGTTGATACCCGTCCACGGTCTGTGGTGGAAGGACAGGGTCTTCATCGCACGAAACAGAAGAGAGTACGATCTTCTGGTGAGGTTCTACAACGGAGAAAAGGTCAATGTAGATGAACTTCCGAGTTTCAAAACGGAAGAATTGGTCCCTGTAAGATACCTCGAAGCCGAAGAGAAAGCGGCCAGCCTCTTCATGAGAAAGATCTTCGGTCTTGATGAAGATATCCGCGGTTTTCCAGAAAAGTGTGAAGATGTATCGGAGATCGTGAAGGCCGAACCCTACGACCTCAGGGTTGAACAGAAGTTCCCCGATCCTCCAGAAAACTGGTATAGAAATCTCAGAGAAAGAGCTTCGAGAATGGGAGAAAAATACCTGGAGCGTCTGGAAAGGGAACTCGAAACGATAGAGAAAAAGGGATTTTCTTCCTACATTTACCTGGTAGAGGAGATCGTAAAAACAGCAAGAAAACTCGGTATAAAAGTGGGCCCTGGAAGGGGAAGTGCTGTTGGTTCTCTGGTCGTTTTTCTCTGTGGGATAACGGAGATCGATCCCCTGAAGCACGACCTTCTGTTTGAGAGGTTCATAAACGAAGAGAGAATCGAACCTCCCGACATCGACGTGGACGTGGAGGACAGAAGAAGAAAGGAACTGCTCAAAGAGCTTTCGAAGAGATTTTACGTCTATCAGGTTTCCACCTTCGGAAACCTGGCTGAGAGGTCTCTGAAAAACCTCATCGGTTCAACTTCTCGGAGAATGTATGAGATTCTCTACGGCCTTCCACACCACCCAAGCGTTCACGCAGCAGGTGTTGTGATCTCTGAACGTCCTCTTCCGATCCCCTTCAGGCTGGAAGAAGAGATTCCCGTAACAGACTACGACATGTACGACCTGGACAGGATAGGAGTTGTGAAGATAGACATCCTGGGATTGAAAACCCTGTCTTTCGTGAAAGATTTCAATAGGAAGACCTTTGATTACTCGGACGAAAAAACGTACCACATCATATCGAAGGGAAAAACGCTGGGGGTTTTCCAGCTGGAAGGCCTTCAGGCAAGAAGACTCTGCAGGAAGATTTCCCCTGGCAACCTTGAAGAACTCTCCGTACTCCTCGCACTCAACAGACCAGGTCCCTTGAAATCCGGTATCGACAGCATGTACGTATCTTCAAAGAGCGTACCTGAGTCTTTGAAAAAACTATTCCCGGAAACACGAGGAGTTGTGATCTACCAGGAGCAGATCATGAACCTTGCCATGCTTGCAGGTCTTTCCGGCGCAGAAGCGGACGTTCTGAGAAGAGCGATCGCAAAGAAAGAAAAAGAGAAGATGGAACCTCTCCTGGAAAGATTGAAAGAAGGACTTGTTGAAAAGGGTGTGGAGGATGTGGATCTCATTCTGAAGATTCTGCTGAACTTTTCGTCATATGCCTTCAACAAATCCCACAGTGTTGCCTACGCACATCTTTCGTTTCAGACAGCCTATCTGAAGGTTCATTTCTTCGAAGAATTCTTCAAAAGGTATTTCGAGTACAACATTGGAGATTCAGAGAAGGTGTTTCTTGCAGTTCAGGAACTTCGAAGTGAAGGATACGAGGTGTTCCCTCCAAATGTGAACGTTTCCGGAAAATATCCTGTCTTCCGTGAAAACAAAGTTTACCTGCCCCTCACGGCTGTGAAAGGTGTGGGAGAATCGATGGTTGAAGAGATAGAGAAAAATCGTCCCATAGACAGTGTCCGAAGGCTTCAGGAGGTGAGAGGAATACCAAGAAACGTGCTGGAAAACATGATATCGGCTGGTGCCTTCGATGAACTGTACGAAAGCAGGGCTCAGGCATTCGAAGAGCTGAACAGGAAGGTGGACAGTGATATACTGAAGATTCGAGAACTGTTCGGTGAGAAGATAGAACAAAAATCAGGGGTGAAACCGGCTGATTTGTGTGAACTCGAAGAAAAGAGTCTGGGATTTCCTCTGACACCTCAAAAGGATGTTCCAACAGGACTCTTTGGTAACATAGCGGATGTTTTCACCTACGGTAGAGTCCTTCCGGTTCTGGTAAAGAAGATCTCAGAGAATGTGATAACAGATGGTGTTTCTGCCTGTCGTGTGAAGGAGAAGATTCCGGAAGGGCTGCACCTTGCTCTTCTTTCTCCTCTTCATCGTGTCCTGAGGGTGTGGCCATTCGATGAAAACACAAGGTTCGTCTACAGGGTGAACCATCCTGTAAAACTCGAAAAGGCTGGAAAATACGAGATCACAGAGATTCTGAAAAACGGTCAGTTGAAAAGATACGAAGGTTATCGACCTTCTGGTGATGAATATCGATACAGGATTTTGAGGTGA
- the lspA gene encoding signal peptidase II — translation MSFVIVLTLVLDQLTKKIASAVHGTFYLVPGFLKFVKATNRGIALGLFSNLSEQVLWIVLFVVVVLSLFPYMFRFSRLERVAMGFILGGALGNLLDRIRFGYVLDFLNLVFLPTIFNLADVFIIVGGGLMILGAFRGVSDEKLESGEKGRRLETRSVSEREDSIVDIQVDDTEGDKGRKGEGQRPD, via the coding sequence ATGAGCTTTGTGATCGTTTTGACGCTTGTTCTCGATCAGCTCACAAAAAAGATAGCAAGCGCCGTTCATGGAACGTTCTACCTTGTTCCAGGTTTTTTGAAGTTTGTCAAAGCCACAAACAGAGGAATCGCTCTGGGGCTGTTCAGCAACCTTTCAGAGCAGGTTCTATGGATTGTCCTCTTTGTGGTGGTGGTTCTTTCTCTTTTTCCGTACATGTTCAGATTCAGCAGACTCGAAAGGGTCGCCATGGGATTCATTCTGGGAGGCGCCCTCGGAAATCTTCTCGATCGAATTAGATTCGGTTATGTCCTCGACTTTCTGAACCTGGTCTTTCTCCCGACGATCTTCAACCTCGCAGACGTGTTCATCATAGTGGGCGGTGGACTGATGATCCTCGGTGCCTTCAGAGGTGTGAGCGATGAGAAGTTGGAGAGTGGAGAAAAGGGAAGAAGGCTGGAGACTCGATCAGTTTCTGAAAGAGAAGACTCCATCGTGGATATCCAGGTCGATGATACAGAAGGCGATAAAGGAAGGAAAGGTGAAGGTCAACGGCCAGATTAA
- a CDS encoding CheR family methyltransferase: MSEERSERKIGPFRLPSNFEWKEFPQKEFEWFVKEVERRFGLNLSSYKPQRVKRRTELLLRKYNVDYRKYLEMLVQNRKYLDEFLDKMTINVTEFFRNPEKWWELRDDVIPLISQNTLRMRFWSAGCSSGEEPYSLAILVHELKLSHKTWILATDIDIGVLRKAQEGIYEERSLVNTPQEYVEKYFEKLPDGRYRIKDFVKKTVEFRRHDLLKDPFEKNLDLIVCRNVVIYFEPEAKNELYRKFAESLKVGGFLFVGNTERIFNYKELGFEIYRPFIYRKVK; this comes from the coding sequence ATGTCGGAGGAAAGGTCGGAAAGGAAGATTGGACCATTCAGGTTACCATCGAATTTTGAGTGGAAGGAATTTCCTCAGAAAGAGTTCGAGTGGTTTGTAAAAGAGGTGGAAAGGAGGTTCGGGCTGAACCTCTCTTCTTACAAACCACAGAGGGTGAAGCGCCGAACAGAGCTTCTCCTGAGAAAGTACAATGTGGACTACAGAAAATATCTGGAAATGCTCGTTCAGAATAGAAAGTATCTGGACGAATTTCTTGACAAGATGACGATAAACGTGACGGAGTTTTTCAGAAATCCAGAGAAGTGGTGGGAACTCAGAGATGACGTGATTCCATTGATTTCTCAGAACACCCTGAGAATGAGATTCTGGAGCGCAGGATGTTCCTCCGGGGAAGAGCCTTACTCTCTTGCCATACTCGTTCACGAATTGAAACTTTCCCACAAAACCTGGATACTGGCAACGGATATAGACATCGGTGTTTTGAGAAAAGCCCAGGAGGGTATCTACGAAGAAAGGTCGCTTGTAAACACTCCACAGGAGTATGTGGAGAAATACTTCGAAAAACTTCCGGATGGAAGGTACAGAATCAAAGATTTTGTGAAGAAGACGGTGGAGTTCAGAAGACACGATCTTCTGAAAGATCCCTTTGAGAAGAACCTGGATCTCATAGTGTGTAGAAACGTGGTCATATACTTCGAACCAGAAGCAAAGAATGAACTCTACAGAAAATTCGCCGAGTCACTCAAAGTGGGTGGATTTCTGTTCGTTGGAAACACCGAAAGAATCTTCAACTACAAAGAGCTGGGATTTGAAATCTACAGGCCATTCATCTACAGAAAGGTGAAGTAG
- a CDS encoding YebC/PmpR family DNA-binding transcriptional regulator: protein MSGHNKWANIKHRKMAQDAKKSKIFTKLIREIIVAAREGGGNPETNPRLRAAIERARAENMPKENIEKAIKRGTGELEGVDYQEVVYEGYAPGGVAVYIRALTDNKNRTAQELRHLFSKHGGSLAESGSVSWIFERKGVIEIAKDKVKDLEELMMLAIDAGAEDIKDTEDPIQIITAPEDLSEVKRQLEEAGYEVDAKVTFIPKNTVRVTGKDAEKVLELLNALEDMDDVQEVYSNFEMDDKEMEEILSRLEG, encoded by the coding sequence ATGTCGGGTCACAACAAGTGGGCCAACATAAAGCACAGGAAGATGGCCCAGGATGCGAAGAAATCGAAGATCTTCACAAAACTGATCAGAGAGATCATAGTTGCAGCAAGGGAAGGAGGAGGAAACCCGGAAACGAACCCGAGGTTGAGGGCGGCAATCGAAAGGGCAAGAGCCGAAAACATGCCCAAAGAGAACATCGAAAAAGCCATAAAAAGAGGTACAGGAGAACTTGAAGGTGTGGATTACCAGGAAGTGGTCTATGAAGGTTACGCTCCAGGAGGTGTGGCCGTCTACATCAGGGCACTCACGGATAACAAGAACAGAACAGCACAGGAGCTGAGGCATCTGTTCAGCAAGCACGGCGGAAGTCTTGCAGAGAGTGGCTCTGTCAGCTGGATCTTCGAAAGGAAAGGAGTCATAGAGATCGCAAAAGACAAAGTGAAGGATCTGGAAGAACTCATGATGCTGGCCATCGATGCCGGTGCAGAGGATATAAAAGACACCGAAGACCCCATTCAGATAATCACGGCTCCAGAGGATCTTTCCGAGGTGAAAAGACAACTGGAAGAGGCCGGCTACGAAGTGGATGCCAAAGTCACTTTCATACCGAAGAACACGGTGAGAGTCACAGGAAAAGACGCTGAAAAGGTGCTGGAACTTCTCAACGCACTGGAAGACATGGACGATGTACAGGAAGTGTACTCGAACTTCGAAATGGACGACAAGGAAATGGAGGAGATACTTTCCAGGCTGGAAGGCTGA
- a CDS encoding TIGR03936 family radical SAM-associated protein — protein sequence MKVVLRFKKRGMKRFLSTLESIKLVERSLRRADLPLVFTEGFHPKPKMSLLDAMPVGVVNLAFYVEVHLKDFSGKHLKDLESTLPEDFPLSGAWICEESINKLVAFYRFKLITPYFIDFQNKRVEKKGKEIQFRESVVDFEILKAKDYYIFRYTQKRENLLNPLFLVEKDSFFVAICEEALTGEGEELSSFLERRGTRVKEGSPG from the coding sequence GTGAAGGTCGTTCTCAGATTCAAAAAGAGGGGAATGAAGAGATTTCTGTCCACCCTCGAATCCATAAAACTTGTGGAACGCTCACTCAGACGTGCCGATCTTCCTCTAGTGTTCACCGAGGGATTTCATCCAAAACCGAAGATGAGCCTTCTCGATGCCATGCCGGTTGGAGTGGTGAACCTTGCGTTCTACGTGGAAGTTCACCTGAAAGATTTTTCAGGAAAACATCTGAAAGATCTCGAAAGCACTCTTCCAGAAGATTTCCCCCTTTCAGGTGCGTGGATATGTGAAGAAAGCATAAACAAACTCGTCGCGTTCTATCGCTTCAAACTCATCACACCGTATTTTATAGATTTTCAGAACAAAAGAGTTGAAAAGAAGGGAAAGGAGATCCAGTTCAGAGAGAGTGTGGTTGATTTTGAGATTCTCAAAGCAAAAGATTATTACATTTTCAGGTATACTCAAAAGAGGGAAAATCTTTTGAACCCCCTGTTTCTTGTTGAGAAAGATTCGTTTTTCGTCGCAATATGCGAAGAAGCACTCACTGGGGAGGGGGAAGAACTTTCCTCTTTTCTTGAGAGGAGGGGAACACGTGTCAAAGAAGGTTCTCCTGGTTGA